A genomic stretch from Fodinibius salinus includes:
- a CDS encoding nucleotidyl transferase AbiEii/AbiGii toxin family protein — protein MIDRYRDQVRLLLKVLPVVAEVEEFALKGGTAINFFWRNLPRLSVDIDLTYIPIKNREESLNEIKKGIKHIGQTVSSRIGDANVTTQKSGGILSKLLIRSDGVQVKLEVNTVLRGSLFGSVEKELVTSVQDEFELFAAVPTLSMEDLYGGKLCAALDRQHPRDLFDVKLLLENEGLTDKIIVTFIGYLISHSRPINELLNPSQQDLEGIYENEFQGMTNEAVSLEDLTKVQKKLPKLLLDGLSDEQKEFLLSFQQADPKWGLMPVDHLKELPGVQWKLINIRKMDDKKHEETREKLEKVLGR, from the coding sequence ATGATTGACCGATATCGGGATCAAGTACGGCTATTGCTAAAGGTACTGCCTGTTGTGGCAGAAGTAGAGGAATTTGCTCTCAAAGGAGGTACGGCAATTAACTTTTTCTGGCGTAATCTCCCACGACTATCCGTGGATATTGATCTTACCTATATACCAATTAAGAATAGGGAAGAATCTTTAAATGAAATCAAAAAAGGAATAAAGCATATAGGCCAAACCGTTTCTTCAAGAATTGGCGATGCAAATGTTACTACTCAAAAAAGTGGTGGAATTCTGAGTAAGCTTCTAATAAGAAGTGATGGGGTCCAGGTAAAGTTGGAAGTAAATACGGTTTTAAGAGGATCGCTATTTGGGTCTGTTGAGAAAGAATTGGTTACTTCGGTTCAGGATGAATTTGAACTATTTGCGGCAGTTCCCACGCTTTCGATGGAAGACCTATACGGCGGAAAGCTTTGTGCAGCATTAGATCGTCAGCATCCCCGGGATCTGTTTGATGTGAAGCTATTACTTGAGAATGAGGGCTTAACGGATAAAATTATTGTTACTTTTATTGGATATCTAATTAGTCATTCCCGTCCCATAAACGAACTGTTAAATCCCAGCCAGCAGGACCTCGAAGGAATCTATGAGAATGAATTTCAGGGAATGACAAATGAAGCTGTATCCTTAGAAGATTTAACTAAGGTGCAGAAAAAGTTGCCGAAGCTGCTTCTGGATGGTTTATCGGATGAGCAGAAAGAATTTCTATTAAGTTTCCAGCAAGCCGATCCGAAATGGGGATTAATGCCAGTAGATCATTTGAAAGAATTGCCGGGTGTACAATGGAAGCTCATAAATATTAGAAAGATGGATGATAAGAAGCATGAAGAAACTCGAGAAAAGCTAGAGAAGGTGTTGGGAAGATAG
- a CDS encoding HAD domain-containing protein, which translates to MVSYIIFLDIDGVLNTRNHLKRQKIKSGKVTNKDWDPTACKYISMLCEHYNARIVITSTWRHEYTVKQLEEFFESNNISPNFVKDVTSSYAPQPDEKNYCRGHEVKYWLQNNSSKKASYVIIDDEATFLETQQEHLVKVDKNKGFSTKEAVTKASNILEKKHH; encoded by the coding sequence ATGGTCAGCTATATCATTTTTCTTGATATTGACGGGGTACTTAATACTAGAAATCACTTGAAGCGCCAGAAAATAAAATCTGGCAAAGTGACTAATAAAGATTGGGACCCTACTGCCTGTAAATATATTTCTATGCTTTGTGAGCATTATAACGCAAGAATAGTTATTACATCTACATGGCGACATGAATATACTGTTAAACAACTTGAAGAATTCTTTGAATCCAACAACATATCCCCAAATTTTGTCAAAGATGTTACCAGCTCATATGCTCCCCAACCTGATGAAAAGAATTACTGCAGGGGACATGAAGTCAAATATTGGTTGCAAAATAACTCCAGCAAAAAAGCCTCCTATGTTATTATTGATGATGAAGCAACATTCTTAGAAACACAACAAGAACATTTAGTAAAAGTAGATAAAAACAAGGGATTTTCTACGAAAGAAGCTGTAACCAAAGCTTCAAATATTTTGGAAAAGAAACACCATTAA